The Lentimicrobium sp. L6 genome includes a window with the following:
- a CDS encoding pirin family protein → MKKNIIKSDSRGEANYQWLQARYSFSFAGYQNRDRMHFGALRVLNDDIIQAGTGFGEHPHDNMEIITIPLRGAISHKDSMNHEEVIGVNEIQVMSAGTGIFHSEENASKSEDINLLQLWIFPNESNVKPVYDQKYFHPEEAQNTWQQLVTSVTKPDGNALTIHQEAKISRVFMEANSSINYHLEESSYGVYLFIIDGEVEIEGEALEARDAMSLSEIQETKIKANRSAYVLCIEVPNIK, encoded by the coding sequence ATGAAGAAAAACATCATAAAATCTGATAGTAGAGGTGAAGCAAATTATCAATGGCTACAAGCCAGGTATAGCTTTAGTTTTGCTGGATATCAGAATAGAGATAGAATGCATTTTGGTGCACTTCGGGTTTTGAATGATGATATTATTCAAGCCGGAACAGGATTTGGAGAGCATCCCCATGATAATATGGAAATTATTACCATTCCTTTGCGAGGAGCAATAAGTCATAAAGATTCCATGAATCATGAGGAGGTGATTGGAGTAAATGAAATTCAGGTGATGAGTGCTGGTACTGGAATATTTCATTCTGAAGAAAATGCCAGTAAATCCGAAGATATCAATTTACTACAACTATGGATATTTCCAAATGAAAGCAATGTAAAGCCTGTTTATGATCAGAAATATTTTCATCCAGAAGAAGCTCAGAATACGTGGCAACAATTAGTTACCAGCGTGACTAAACCCGATGGTAATGCACTGACGATTCATCAAGAAGCTAAAATATCACGAGTATTTATGGAAGCAAATTCTTCGATAAATTATCACCTGGAGGAGTCTAGTTATGGTGTATATCTTTTTATTATTGATGGAGAGGTTGAAATAGAAGGGGAGGCTTTAGAAGCACGAGATGCCATGAGTTTATCAGAAATTCAAGAAACAAAAATAAAGGCCAATCGGTCGGCTTATGTATTGTGCATAGAAGTTCCGAATATTAAGTAG
- a CDS encoding helix-turn-helix domain-containing protein has product MGKRVNQEEGSFPAYELRHNEQVVDFAIRSVEEVIEMFGHHTDTPHSHNYHTVLWSQNYSGRHIIDYKEYEMRPNDIFFVSPGQVHQVDHSENPKGMVILFSCDFLAKNDISDTFISNLNLFSDIGSTPPIQISHDSAYQLQELVYKIRELLPKNDPFKFDKIGAYLKLFLIECSPYSHPPKAEDSDQFLQAGGQLVKSFKSLLESNFKSWHKVADYAKELKISSDYLNNVIKSSMNKTAKELIQQRLILEAKRLGLHTELSSKEIAFQIGFQESSHFSRFFKKEENISFTQFRQSLTNS; this is encoded by the coding sequence ATGGGTAAAAGAGTCAATCAAGAGGAAGGGAGTTTTCCAGCTTATGAACTTCGTCATAATGAACAGGTGGTGGATTTTGCTATCCGTTCTGTTGAGGAAGTTATAGAGATGTTTGGGCATCATACTGATACGCCGCATAGCCACAATTACCACACGGTGCTTTGGTCGCAAAATTATTCTGGTCGGCATATTATCGATTATAAGGAATACGAAATGCGACCAAACGATATCTTCTTTGTGAGTCCTGGTCAAGTGCATCAAGTGGACCATTCAGAGAATCCAAAGGGAATGGTGATTTTGTTTTCATGCGATTTTTTAGCCAAGAATGATATCAGTGATACTTTTATTTCTAACCTCAACCTTTTCTCCGATATCGGAAGCACTCCTCCGATTCAAATCTCACACGATTCGGCTTATCAACTCCAAGAACTCGTCTACAAAATTCGCGAACTACTCCCCAAAAACGATCCTTTTAAATTTGATAAAATTGGAGCTTACCTCAAACTATTTCTAATAGAATGTAGTCCTTATTCTCATCCTCCAAAAGCTGAAGATAGCGATCAGTTTCTACAAGCTGGTGGGCAACTAGTCAAGAGTTTTAAATCCCTATTAGAATCTAATTTCAAATCATGGCATAAAGTAGCTGACTATGCCAAAGAATTAAAAATATCATCAGACTATTTGAATAATGTAATAAAGTCAAGTATGAACAAGACTGCAAAAGAACTCATTCAACAAAGATTGATTTTGGAAGCTAAGCGCTTGGGATTGCACACCGAACTTAGTTCTAAAGAAATTGCATTTCAAATAGGATTTCAAGAATCCTCACATTTTAGTCGCTTCTTTAAAAAGGAAGAAAATATATCTTTCACTCAGTTTCGACAGTCCTTAACAAACTCTTAA
- a CDS encoding bifunctional 2-polyprenyl-6-hydroxyphenol methylase/3-demethylubiquinol 3-O-methyltransferase UbiG, with product MKEFWNERYQGDEYAYGMAPNKYLKTVLNRVHQKGSVLFPAEGEGRNAVYAAQLGFGVTAIDFSDGGKRKAEQLAKEKGVSITYHVANLQNIELEEESYDILVLIFAHFPPQIRQLIHQKYQKYLKKYGIVILEGFSQSHLEVSKENERGSGPRDVKMLFTKEMIEEDFLGFETIELSEEVAVLNEGEFHQGKSSLIRYMGRKI from the coding sequence ATGAAAGAATTTTGGAATGAGAGATACCAAGGTGATGAATATGCTTATGGTATGGCGCCTAATAAATATTTAAAAACAGTTTTAAATCGAGTCCATCAAAAGGGTTCTGTGTTGTTTCCTGCAGAAGGAGAAGGACGAAATGCGGTTTATGCTGCTCAATTAGGATTCGGTGTAACTGCCATCGATTTTAGTGATGGTGGAAAAAGAAAGGCTGAGCAATTAGCAAAAGAAAAAGGAGTTTCTATTACATATCATGTTGCCAATCTTCAAAATATCGAATTGGAAGAGGAAAGTTATGATATTTTAGTCCTGATTTTTGCTCACTTCCCTCCTCAAATACGTCAGCTAATTCATCAAAAATATCAAAAATATTTGAAAAAGTATGGAATCGTTATACTAGAAGGCTTTTCGCAATCTCATCTTGAAGTTAGTAAAGAGAATGAGAGAGGAAGTGGCCCAAGAGACGTGAAGATGCTATTTACTAAAGAAATGATTGAAGAAGATTTTTTAGGATTTGAAACTATAGAGTTATCTGAGGAGGTCGCTGTTTTAAATGAAGGTGAGTTTCATCAAGGCAAAAGTTCACTAATTAGATATATGGGAAGGAAGATTTAG
- a CDS encoding DUF3108 domain-containing protein translates to MTMLLAFMLSGFLVFSQGKESLAFERGESLKYWVYYDAPLIGKVYAGKATLEIAKDKDFFNGRTTFHAIGSGRSTGSFDFFFKVRDKFESWFDEESLKPYRFVRRTNEGGYKVEDDVDFDYLNMTARSRQQEISIGLNTQDMVSAFYFARNLDIDSIQVDDNFPIDFYLDDSVYTSAIIYKGIEIVETSMGKFRCHKFLPMVITGEVFDNPYPMSLWITDDKNRIPILVKSEIIVGSIKGELFEYKNLKYPLGSKLSKKKRNK, encoded by the coding sequence ATGACTATGCTACTAGCTTTTATGCTTAGTGGGTTTTTGGTATTTTCACAAGGAAAGGAAAGCTTAGCATTCGAAAGAGGTGAGAGTCTTAAATATTGGGTGTATTATGATGCCCCATTAATAGGAAAGGTTTATGCTGGAAAAGCAACCTTGGAAATTGCCAAAGACAAAGATTTCTTTAATGGAAGAACAACATTTCATGCCATTGGTAGTGGCCGTTCAACAGGTTCTTTTGATTTCTTTTTTAAAGTTCGAGATAAATTTGAATCATGGTTCGATGAAGAATCTTTAAAACCTTACCGGTTTGTTCGAAGGACGAATGAAGGCGGATATAAGGTGGAAGATGATGTAGATTTTGATTACTTGAACATGACCGCTCGTTCTCGTCAACAAGAAATTTCTATTGGTTTGAATACTCAGGATATGGTGTCCGCTTTTTATTTTGCTCGAAACCTGGATATAGATAGTATTCAGGTGGATGATAATTTCCCAATAGATTTCTATTTAGATGATTCGGTATATACTTCTGCTATTATTTACAAAGGAATTGAAATTGTAGAAACCAGTATGGGGAAATTTCGTTGCCATAAGTTTCTTCCTATGGTGATAACTGGGGAGGTTTTTGATAATCCCTATCCTATGAGTCTTTGGATTACTGATGATAAAAATAGAATACCTATTTTAGTGAAATCAGAAATTATTGTTGGTTCTATTAAAGGGGAACTATTCGAATACAAGAACCTTAAATATCCTTTGGGCTCTAAACTCAGTAAGAAGAAAAGGAACAAGTAA
- a CDS encoding TerB family tellurite resistance protein has product MALFSFKQLIYGGMVAIAGVDGEVTSKETKFVNQVFDKYLKINSKEKKEVLNVWDEKGDDTFTEILIEELKDFPKRDQIEAFSYIMKFISWSKTQYNQSKAESTKGVDPIRAEMDLYHKKAEMIMRSLDFNSKEYAAATRTTRTAKK; this is encoded by the coding sequence ATGGCATTATTTTCATTTAAACAGCTTATATACGGTGGAATGGTAGCTATTGCTGGTGTTGACGGCGAAGTTACTTCCAAAGAAACGAAATTTGTAAATCAAGTTTTCGACAAATATTTAAAAATAAACTCCAAGGAGAAAAAAGAAGTCCTAAACGTTTGGGATGAAAAAGGTGATGACACCTTCACTGAAATCCTTATCGAGGAACTCAAAGATTTTCCAAAAAGAGATCAGATTGAAGCTTTTTCATATATTATGAAATTCATTAGCTGGTCTAAAACACAGTATAATCAAAGTAAAGCAGAGTCTACAAAAGGAGTCGATCCTATTAGAGCAGAGATGGATTTATACCATAAGAAAGCCGAAATGATTATGCGTTCTTTAGATTTTAATTCTAAAGAATATGCTGCGGCAACAAGAACAACAAGAACTGCAAAAAAATAG
- a CDS encoding DUF3109 family protein, giving the protein MISIGKTIISEEVVKKQFSCDLNACHGECCIQGDSGAPLEEEEIGVIEDCLDEIKPYMTKSGKAAVRKNGIFDYDSDGDFVTTLVKGQECAFVYFEGEIALCAIEKAYREGKINYYKPISCHLYPIRISQYKDFEAINYHKWEICDLALLKGKKEQSAIYEFLKEPLIRKYGEDWYKQLDEEVKSGRYDEILNRE; this is encoded by the coding sequence ATGATATCAATAGGAAAAACAATTATTTCGGAGGAGGTTGTCAAGAAACAATTTAGTTGTGACTTAAATGCCTGCCATGGTGAGTGTTGCATTCAAGGAGACAGTGGAGCTCCTTTAGAAGAGGAAGAAATAGGAGTTATAGAGGATTGTCTTGATGAGATAAAACCCTATATGACCAAAAGTGGAAAAGCCGCCGTTCGTAAAAATGGTATTTTTGACTATGATAGCGATGGAGACTTTGTAACTACCTTGGTAAAAGGACAAGAATGTGCTTTTGTATATTTTGAAGGTGAAATCGCCTTATGTGCTATTGAAAAAGCATATAGAGAAGGAAAAATCAATTATTACAAACCCATCTCTTGCCATCTATACCCCATCAGAATTAGTCAATATAAAGATTTTGAGGCCATCAATTATCACAAATGGGAAATTTGCGACCTCGCTTTACTTAAAGGTAAGAAAGAGCAATCGGCCATTTACGAATTCCTAAAAGAGCCACTCATCAGAAAATATGGTGAAGACTGGTATAAACAACTGGATGAAGAAGTGAAATCTGGTCGCTACGATGAGATTTTAAATAGAGAGTAG